The following coding sequences lie in one Cercospora beticola chromosome 9, complete sequence genomic window:
- a CDS encoding uncharacterized protein (CAZy:AA1) encodes MFFEYCWEVLLKIATYSPLLDSSSYTSQQPFVVPQNAHDNNELAPLAGPSFKVAGTNFVCNYPRMNGYRSCNSAKGRDCWLRSSDAKNITYDIHTEYDTPGDNFTPTGVIREYWLDVDLQPIAPDGYLKSLGQVFNGTYPGPHLEGCWGDTFVVHVTNKIPNLGTTIHWHGIRQLHTNQQDGVNGVTQCPIAYNETYTYRFHAQQYGHTWYHSHYQTQYSDGVAGPLTIYGPSSDDWDETFTPVMMQDWVHENTSVAFKQELAQAIPIADSLLLGGVNQFKCSSLDPKCCVGCNRATCNINEGENPEFCCTPDPGCFKTVNGVKTIQGGGRFNKTFEEGKRYLLQLINASSESMFIFAIDDHDLQVIQADLVPIVPYTTDSVFVAIGQRYQVIVTAKPKKKSRLCVQDVRSCNYWIRTRIASGCGTVAQDNEETGIIQYSPNRSGNPETISGNDREACQDEPVDKLRPVVRWNAADLRNNRDNYTFDAAFDNVTNHGAFRWELSEKPLFLNYSDPSILNVNDASFFADPNVAAVNYTNHAWNDGFVYLVITAGNVLNIPGKRGVPAAHPIHLHGHDFVILAQIDRQWDGTVPAMNTDNPTRRDTALLYAGGYLALAFKLDNPGIWLVHCHIAWHASSGLALNIIERQDEIVGSIGSLDATRDTCAGWERMNLKFEQEDSGI; translated from the exons ATGTTCTTCGAGTACTGCTGGGAAGTACTTCTCAAAATCGCAACATACTCGCCTCTTCTCGATTCGAGTAGCTACACTTCGCAGCAGCCTTTTGTTGTTCCTCAGAATGCACACGACAACAATGAGCTCGCCCCACTGGCAGGGCCATCGTTCAAGGTCGCTGGAACTAACTTCGTTTGCAACTATCCTCGAATGAATGGCTATCGATCATGCAATAGTGCTAAAGGCCGGGACTGCTGGCTTAGATCTAGCGATGCGAAGAACATCACCTACGACATTCATACTGAGTACGACACTCCAGGTGATAACTTTACGCCGACTGGAGTCATTCGGGAA TACTGGCTCGATGTCGATCTCCAGCCAATCGCTCCTGATGGGTACTTGAAAAGCCTCGGCCAAGTGTTCAATGGCACATATCCAGGACCTCATCTTGAAGGCTGTTGGGGTGACACCTTTGTTGTCCACGTTACGAACAAGATCCCAAACCTAGGCACGACGATTCACTGGCATGGCATTCGCCAATTGCATACA AATCAGCAAGACGGTGTCAATGGTGTAACTCAGTGCCCGATTGCCTACAACGAAACATACACGTACCGTTTCCACGCTCAGCAGTATGGACATACGTGGTACCACAGCCACTATCAGACTCAGTACTCCGACGGCGTTGCTGGACCACTCACCATCTACGGACCAAGCAGCGATGATTGGGACGAAACCTTCACGCCGGTCATGATGCAAGACTGGGTTCACGAGAACACTTCCGTCGCGTTCAAGCAAGAGCTTGCCCAAGCTATACCAATCGCAGATAGTCTGCTCCTTGGAGGCGTCAACCAGTTCAAATGCTCCAGCTTGGACCCGAAATGCTGTGTCGGTTGCAACCGGGCGACCTGCAATATCAATGAGGGCGAGAATCCGGAATTCTGTTGTACTCCCGATCCAGGATGCTTCAAGACTGTCAATGGAGTGAAAACTATCCAAGGTGGCGGCAGATTCAACAAAACTTTCGAAGAAGGCAAGCGGTACTTGCTCCAACTGATTAATGCCTCCTCGGAGTCCAtgttcatcttcgccatcgatgaTCATGATCTCCAGGTTATCCAAGCCGATTTGGTCCCTATCGTCCCTTACACCACCGACTCAGTCTTTGTTGCTATTGGACAACGATATCAAGTCATAGTCACGGCCaaaccgaagaagaagtcaagACTCTGCGTGCAAGATGTGAGGAGTTGTAATTACTGGATCCGAACTCGAATTGCTTCTGGCTGCGGCACCGTCGCTCAAGATAACGAAGAGACAGGGATTATTCAATACTCTCCAAACAGATCCGGCAACCCAGAGACCATTTCTGGCAACGATCGAGAAGCCTGCCAAGACGAACCGGTCGACAAGCTGCGGCCTGTCGTGCGATGGAACGCTGCCGACCTGCGCAATAATCGAGACAATTACACCTTTGATGCTGCTTTCGACAACGTCACAAATCATGGTGCATTCAGATGGGAGCTTTCCGAGAAACCCTTGTTTCTCAATTATTCTGACCCCAGCATTTTGAACGTCAACGATGCGAGTTTCTTCGCGGATCCTAATGTCGCTGCGGTCAATTACACGAATCATGCTTGGAACGACGGATTCGTCTATCTTGTCATCACAGCTGGAAATGTTCTCAACATACCGGGAAAGAGAGGAGTGCCTGCTGCGCACCCCATTCATCT CCACGGCCACgacttcgtcatcctcgctcAAATCGATCGACAGTGGGACGGGACTGTCCCAGCGATGAATACCGATAATCCTACTCGTCGCGATACAGCGTTGCTTTATGCTGGTGGCTATCTTGCTTTGGCTTTTAAGCTTGATAATCCTGGAATCTGGCTCGT ACACTGCCACATTGCATGGCATGCTTCGAGTGGTCTTGCACTCAACATCATCGAGCGCCAAGACGAAATTGTGGGAAGCATTGGCTCCCTTGACGCTACACGCGATACATGTGCTGGTTGGGAGAGGATGAATTTGAAGTTCGAGCAGGAAGATTCTGGGATCTAA
- a CDS encoding uncharacterized protein (CAZy:AA7) — protein sequence MLLSLAVASLVALANAVPTADTLKVCDYLYNTYPRYMAYDPLSINALRTAANASRWIDTNRVYWNNQNSYDYRSACTFFPANAQQVSNLVKKLNEFPSVKFAIKGGGHNPAPGFSSTDEGILMAFEVNLGSATRTEDGNHFIVGPGGRWGDIYKITGQTNQIVVGGRLAHIGVGGFALGGGLSYYSAQYGLTCDNVDQWEVVLADGTAVNATRTENTELWWALRGGGNQFGIVTRMWMQAHPEGVNGQVWGGLRAYTPDKREALFRAVTRFIRDYPDAKAAVIPVFQFGLPLNLLNAITGPIMFMFYDGPTPPPGLFDEFDAIPSLFSETGTKRYAEVAESAGGAAIVGFGNSFRVITYPNLPEDQQVEFFSHYYDATYNKTFIDGLESGLDIQITGFDPQPVSVRIAEASQRQGGNALDLRPEYGDRIWFENNFLWANPLCQDRCPKYSEELSESLLAYHKENYAGIAPTNYQSGDVETVSYSPLFMNDAAPNQDVYSSYGAESLARLQAAKRQYDPNGFFTNRQGGFKLPA from the exons ATGCTCTTGTCTTTGGCAGTCGCCAGCCTGGTGGCGCTGGCTAATGCAGTACCTACTGCTGATACTCTAAAAGTATGCGACTACCTATACAACACCTACCCTCGATACATGGCCTACGATCCACTCAGCATCAATGCTCTGAGAACCGCTGCGAATGCCTCACGATGGATCGACACGAACCGAGTATACTGGAACAACCAAAACTCATACGACTATCGATCAGCATGCACATTCTTCCCTGCCAACGCACAGCAAGTATCGAACCTCGTCAAGAAGCTGAATGAGTTCCCATCTGTCAAGTTCGCCATCAAAGGCGGAGGACACAACCCTGCTCCTGGGTTCTCTTCCACAGATGAAGGAATTCTGATGGCTTTCGAAGTCAACCTTGGGTCTGCTACCCGCACAGAGGACGGAAACCACTTCATCGTTGGTCCGGGTGGAAGATGGGGTGATATCTACAAGATTACCGGACAAACGAATCAGATCGTCGTCGGTGGTCGACTGGCACATATCGGTGTTGGTGGCTTCGCCCTGGGCGGAGGTCTATCTTACTACTCTGCTCAATAC GGTCTCACCTGCGACAACGTCGACCAATGGGAAGTCGTACTGGCAGACGGCACAGCAGTCAATGCAACACGAACAGAGAACACCGAGCTCTGGTGGGCCCTCCGAGGCGGCGGAAACCAGTTCGGCATCGTAACTCGCATGTGGATGCAAGCCCATCCCGAAGGCGTCAACGGACAAGTCTGGGGAGGTCTCCGCGCCTACACCCCCGACAAACGTGAAGCCCTCTTCCGCGCTGTCACAAGATTCATCCGCGACTACCCCGACGCCAAAGCCGCCGTCATCCCCGTCTTCCAATTCGGCCTCCCACTCAATCTCCTCAACGCCATCACCGGCCCCATAATGTTCATGTTCTACGATGGCCCTACACCACCACCAGGCCTGTTCGACGAATTCGACGCCATCCCTTCCCTATTCTCCGAAACCGGCACAAAACGCTACGCAGAAGTCGCAGAATCAGCAGGAGGTGCTGCGATCGTCGGCTTTGGGAACTCTTTCCGTGTCATCACATACCCCAATCTCCCAGAAGACCAACAAGTCGAATTCTTCTCCCACTACTACGATGCAACCTACAACAAAACCTTCATCGACGGCCTCGAATCCGGTCTCGACATCCAAATCACAGGTTTCGATCCCCAACCCGTCTCCGTCCGCATCGCGGAAGCTTCGCAACGACAAGGCGGTAACGCTTTAGACCTCCGTCCAGAATACGGCGATCGGATCTGGTTCGAAAACAATTTCCTCTGGGCGAATCCTCTCTGTCAAGACCGTTGTCCAAAGTACTCTGAGGAGCTTTCGGAGTCTCTGTTGGCGTATCATAAGGAGAATTATGCTGGTATCGCTCCGACGAATTATCAGTCCGGTGATGTGGAGACTGTTAGTTATAGTCCGCTGTTTATGAATGATGCGGCGCCGAATCAGGATGTGTATTCGAGTTATGGAGCGGAGAGTTTGGCGAGGCTGCAGGCGGCTAAGCGACAGTATGATCCGAATGGGTTCTTTACGAATAGGCAGGGTGGGTTTAAGTTGCCTGCGTAG
- a CDS encoding uncharacterized protein (BUSCO:EOG09262H50), producing the protein MSRPSPFLYATPRAEVDSLAILHLKRDSLIPLTLAESSDEGYAEGAVANTRFGSFPHKTLIGLDWGSQVRASKVDTGSRGRKGKNKKPEDTASAPAENGSAEEKGSRKRKSDGQETELASSPTKKRKQEANGDAPAVKPVEAGSGFIHVLPPTPESWTSSLDHRTQVVYTPDYSYILQRLRVRPGSTIIEAGAGSGSFTHAATRAVFNGYPSESKRRKVGRVYSYEYHEPRVETLRREITEHGLDGIVHLTHRDVCNDGFLLDDGSSPKTDAIFLDLPAPWTALQNLTRDGPDSPLNPENPIQLCTFSPCIEQVIATCAALRKLGWADISMVEIQNQRIDVRRERVGLKEEGLRGVNATAANVNEALERLRQDIIPQERKREQGGVLTKAERLEQIKREAEERKLYKEGRLVHRTEPEVRTHTSYLVFAVLPRAWSEEDERKAEEEFPLGDVMKGSPAKEKVTPTKVDGAAK; encoded by the exons ATGTCACGACCCTCGCCCTTTCTCTATGCCACGCCCAGAGCGGAGGTGGACTCGCTCGCGATATTACATCTCAAACGCGACAGCCTGATTCCCCTCACACTCGCCGAGAGCTCCGATGAAGGGTATGCCGAAGGGGCAGTCGCCAACACCCGCTTCGGCAGCTTCCCGCACAAGACATTGATCGGGCTCGACTGGGGCAGTCAGGTGCGCGCGAGCAAGGTTGACACAGGGAGCCGAGGACGCAagggcaagaacaagaagccaGAGGACACCGCCTCAGCACCAGCAGAAAATGGCTCTGCGGAAGAGAAAGGCAGCAGGAAGCGAAAGTCGGATGGGCAGGAAACAGAACTCGCATCATCACCTACAAAGAAGCGGAAACAGGAAGCAAACGGCGATGCTCCAGCAGTGAAACCAGTCGAGGCGGGCTCAGGCTTCATACACGTCTTGCCCCCAACTCCTGAGTCCTGGACATCTTCGCTGGATCATCGAACACAGGTCGTGTACACGCCCGACTATAGCTACATCCTGCAACGACTACGAGTGCGACCTGGTAGCACCATCATCGAAGCCGGTGCAGGGAGCGGCAGCTTCACGCACGCTGCAACGAGAGCCGTCTTCAATGGTTACCCTTCAGAAAGTAAGCGACGAAAAGTAGGCAGGGTGTACAGCTACGAATACCATGAGCCGCGAGTCGAGACACTTCGCCGGGAGATCACAGAACACGGTCTTGATGGCATTGTCCATCTCACACATCGTGACGTCTGTAACGACGGCTTTCTTCTCGACGACGGCAGCTCACCCAAGACCGATGCCATCTTCCTTGATCTTCCAGCGCCTTGGACTGCCCTGCAGAACTTGACGCGAGACGGACCTGATTCTCCGCTCAATCCTGAAAACCCCATCCAGCTCTGCACTTTCTCGCCTTGTATCGAACAAGTAATAGCAACGTGCGCCGCATTACGGAAGCTGGGCTGGGCCGATATCAGCATGGTGGAAATCCAGAACCAGCGAATAGACGTGCGCCGAGAGCGCGTGGGCTTGAAAGAGGAAGGTCTAAGAGGCGTCAATGCGACAGCTGCCAATGTGAATGAGGCATTAGAGCGATTACG ACAGGACATCATCCCACAGGAGAGGAAGCGAGAGCAAGGCGGTGTGCTGACCAAGGCAGAAAGACTGGAGCAGATCAAGCGAGAAGCAGAGGAGCGAAAGCTTTACAAGGAAGGCAGACTCGTGCATCGAACTGAACCCGAAGTCAGGACACATACAAGTTATCTTGTATTCGCTGTGCTACCACGCGCGTGgtccgaagaagacgagaggaaggcagaggaggagttTCCTTTGGGAGACGTGATGAAAGGAAGTCCCGCAAAGGAGAAGGTGACGCCGACCAAGGTTGATGGGGCGGCGAAGTAG